From Cataglyphis hispanica isolate Lineage 1 chromosome 3, ULB_Chis1_1.0, whole genome shotgun sequence, a single genomic window includes:
- the LOC126859238 gene encoding dnaJ homolog subfamily C member 10-like translates to MYQVIFIFFIIITLIRGEDYYEILGINKTAGQDEIRRAFKKLAIIHHPDKNSDDPNAHDKFIRLTTAYEVLKDNDLRKKYDLYGEDGLNNSNKKQSYHSWSYYQNSFIYEDDQYVINLEENDYFENVINSESSWFVNFYSPMCSHCHHLAPTWKKIAKLLDGIMKIAVVNCEYDRPLCHRVGIRAYPTLIYFKKNSQHGVHYTEEKSQEAIMRFALDGLNIRIPEISETQWELFLRGNIVMQRPMLIFICGDQQNCFTSDEKLIIAATFDKIIDVKVFTCKNNRYHEKISSNTHAVYLPMHDASSWEPVFFNSMSDINTLIEKLLEQLPSPQELTDKDFDIIKRTEFNAAWLICFYIGDSANLKDLNLQMKKFSINGVNLGKMNCGRNEQICNKLGINRYPVWGMLKPGGAFELNHGKATNNDIMKFVQISVKTTNVWALSAEKALSILQGDNENEVWFLDWYSPWCPPCIRFLSELRRASLEFDASVVHFGTIDCTIHTILCHHHNIQHYPTAMLINGSSTYQFTLQKTAKNIIQFINEKRNPSVIELTSENFHRKLAKKKSKVMWIVDYFAPWCAPCQRLASEWIAVAKSLSSLSFVIVASVDCEAESSLCALQGIRSYPNIRMYPLGSEGLSTIALYNGQRDSLSILTWITNFFPKKIHDLNPSDYQKVLDSKYIWIVDFYLPQCWHCQKMEPEFAIAAQLLEKVKFGRINCNFYMHECAHIKVFPTLILYKPKQKKKNRYNTDNIKITATTAEAIRDEILEIINVRIKRDEL, encoded by the exons AT GtatcaagttatttttattttctttattattattactttaatacgAGGAGaagattattatgaaattcttGGTATAAATAAGACAGCTGGCCAGGATGAAATTCGAAGGGCTTTTAAGAAGTTGGCTATCATTCATCATCCTGATAAAAATAgt GATGACCCAAATGCTCATGACAAGTTTATTCGATTAACAACAGCATATGAGGTATTGAAGGATaatgatttaagaaaaaaatatgatctttATGGAGAAGATGGTCTTAATAActctaataaaaaacaaagctATCATTCATGGAGTTACTATCAAAacagttttatatatgaagatgatcaatatgttattaatttggaagaaaatgattatt ttgaaaatgttataaattctgAGTCAAGTTGGTTTGTGAATTTCTACTCTCCAATGTGCAGTCATTGTCATCATTTAGCACCAACATGGAAGAAAATAGCTAAGTTACTCGATGGTATTATGAAAATTGCAGTAGTGAACTGTGAATATGATAGGCCATTATGCCATCGAGTGGGAATCCGTGCTTATCCTAcactgatttattttaaaaag AATTCACAGCATGGAGTACATTATACAGAAGAGAAATCACAGGAAGCCATTATGCGATTTGCATTAGATGGACTAAACATCCGTATACCTGAAATAAGTGAAACACAATGGGAATTGTTTTTACGCGGCAACATTGTTATGCAAAGACCCatgctaatttttatatgcggTGATCAGCAGAACTGTTTTACTTCTGATGAAAAGCTCATAATAGCAGctacattt GATAAGATAATTGATGTAAAAGTATTTACATGCAAGAATAACAGATATCATGAAAAGATATCTTCCAATACACACGCGGTTTATCTGCCAATGCATGATGCATCTTCCTGGGAACCTGTATTCTTTAATAGTATGTctgatataaatacattaatagaaAAACTTTTGGAACAATTGCCAAGTCCACAAGAATTGACTGACAAAGATTTTGAT ATTATTAAGAGAACAGAATTTAATGCTGCTTGGctcatatgtttttatattggtGATTCAGCAAATCTGAAAGATTTAAATctgcaaatgaaaaaattttcaatcaatgGTGTTAATTTAG gtAAAATGAATTGTGGTAGAAATGaacaaatttgtaataaattaggCATCAATCGTTATCCAGTTTGGGGCATGCTTAAGCCAGGTGGAGCATTTGAATTGAATCATGGAAAAGCTACTAACAATGATATCATGAAGTTTGTACAGATTAGTGTGAAAACTACAAACGTTTGGGCGCTCTCCGCAGAGAAAGCATTATCGATATTACAAGGAGACAATG AAAATGAAGTATGGTTCTTAGATTGGTATTCACCATGGTGTCCACCTTGTATACGGTTTCTGTCGGAACTTCGCAGGGCATCTTTAGAATTTGATGCATCAGTTGTCCATTTTGGTACTATTGATTGCACCATTCATACTATACTATGCCATCATCATAATATACAGCATTATCCTACTGCAATGCTCATAAATGGCAGCAGTACATATCAATTTACACTACAAAAAACAGCTAAGAATATTATCCAAttcattaatgaaaaaagaaatccatCAG ttATAGAATTAACGTCGGAAAATTTTCACCGTAAActggcgaaaaaaaaaagtaaagttatGTGGATTGTTGATTATTTTGCACCATGGTGTGCACCATGTCAAAGATTAGCATCTGAATGGATAGCTGTTGCAAAATCACTAAGCAGTTTGTCGTTTGTAATTGTGGCCAGTGTAGATTGTGAGGCTGAATCTTCCTTGTGCGCGTTACAAGGAATACGTTCTTATCCCAACATTAGAATGTATCCATTAGGAAGTGAAGGTTTAAGTACAATTGc gTTGTACAATGGGCAACGAGATTCATTATCCATATTAACATGGATAACAAACTTCTTTCCAAAGAAAATTCACGATTTAAATCCTTCTGATTATCAAAAAGTGTTGGATAGTAAGTATATATGGATCGTCGATTTTTATTTGCCGCAATGTTGGCACTGTCAAAAGATGGAACCCGAATTTGCAATTGCTGCTC